The Helianthus annuus cultivar XRQ/B chromosome 16, HanXRQr2.0-SUNRISE, whole genome shotgun sequence genome includes a window with the following:
- the LOC110917372 gene encoding uncharacterized protein LOC110917372 yields MNPQGMTEFEPSIEWVNEDDCDTLLLYLPGFAKEQLKVQLRSRTLILSGQRKVNDNTWTRFRKEFPLAENCDISKISAKFEGNILNIRLPKTRSPVAKLEEKTPTNAPTPTPNNVNPTDEPKMHQEQAKVKPDSKAEGSNNDVEEKDGNYEGRVNELKDSKGVCENVSKKTTMKPNLSRNDVMKVVALVFGFVVGLYFSKLIQSWIA; encoded by the exons ATGAACccacaaggaatgaccgaattcgaacCCTCAATTGAGTGGGTGAACGAGGATGATTGCGACACTCTTCTTCTTTATTTGCCCG GTTTCGCTAAGGAACAACTCAAAGTTCAGTTAAGATCAAGGACATTGATACTTAGTGGTCAACGCAAAGTGAATGATAACACATGGACCCGATTTCGAAAAGAATTTCCACTTGCCGAGAATTGTGATATTAGCAAAATCAGTGCCAAATTCGAAGGCAACATACTCAACATTAGACTACCAAAAACAAGAAGTCCAGTGGCGAAACTAGAAGAAAAAACCCCCACGAACGCTCCTACCCCAACACCTAACAATGTCAACCCCACGGACGAACCAAAAATGCATCAGGAACAAGCCAAGGTAAAACCCGATTCTAAAGCCGAAGGTTCCAATAATGACGTGGAGGAAAAAGATGGAAATTATGAAGGGAGAGTTAATGAATTGAAGGACTCGaaaggtgtttgtgaaaatgtgTCAAAGAAGACGACGATGAAGCCGAACCTGTCTAGGAACGATGTGATGAAAGTTGTGGCTCTTGTATTTGGGTTTGTGGTGGGTCTTTATTTCTCTAAGTTGATTCAGTCTTGGATTGCTTAA